CCATCGTCAAAGGGATGGTGGAAGCCCATGGCGGAATGGTGTGGGTCGAATCGTCGGCGGGATCAGGCAGCTCGTTCTTTTTGCTCCTGCCACTTGAGGAGATTCCAGGGCAGCCTACACTCCCCTTTGTTCAGCAGGAGGCCCTCCCCTTTTTAACAGGTCTTTGAAAACTCTGAGATTTAAGAATTGGTTTGCTCCAGAAAAACTGTAAGCAGAAGCGGCTTCTGCAGGACAAAGATAAACTTGAAAAGGCACTGATAAGTGTGCTATTTGTGGGTACGCTCCAGCTAATAGTGTTATGTGGAGAGGGTATAAAATTACGGGAGGCTCCTGAATGCAGGAAAGAGAGAAGGCTATTGACCTGGCGTTGAGCCAGATAGAAAAGCAGTTCGGCAAGGGCTCCATAATGCGCCTCGGCAATGAAGAGGCCTTGCCCGATGTGGCAGCCATACCCACCGGCTCCCTTTCCCTCGACATTGCCCTTGGTGTCGGTGGCGTGCCCAGAGGGCGCATTATCGAAATCTACGGCCCGGAGTCGTCGGGAAAGACCACACTGGCACTGCACATCGTTGCAGAAGCACAGAAAACGGAAGGTATTGCTGCTTTTATAGATGCCGAGCATGCACTGGATATCGGCTATGCCCGTAAGCTGGGGGTGAAAACCGATGACCTGCTGGTTTCTCAGCCGGACACCGGTGAACAGGCCCTTGAAATAACGGAGACACTGGTGCGAAGCGGCGCCATTGATGTCCTCGTTATCGATTCGGTAGCGGCGCTGGTGCCGAAGGCCGAGATCGAAGGGGAGATGGGGGATTCGCACATGGGGCTGCAGGCCCGCCTCATGTCACAGGCCCTGCGGAAGTTGACCGCTATCATCAGTAAATCCAACTGTTGCGTCATCTTCATCAATCAGATCAGAATGAAAATCGGCGTCATGTTCGGCAATCCGGAAACAACCACTGGCGGCAACGCCCTCAAATTTTACGCCTCGGTGCGTATGGACATCAGGAAGATTGCCAGCCTCAAGCAGGGAAATGATGTCATTGGCTCCCGCACCAAGGTGAAAGTTGTGAAGAACAAGGTGGCTCCTCCCTTCAAGGAGGTTGAATTCGATATTCTCTACGGCGAGGGCATTTCCCGTGAGGGAGACATCCTTGATCTGGCCGTGGAAAAGGGAATTGTCGACAAGAGCGGCGCCTGGTTCTCTTACGGCAAGGAAAGGATCGGCCAGGGACGGGAAAACTCCCGCATCTACCTGAAGCAGAATCCGGAGATATGTGCGGAAATAAAGGAAAAGCTCGCCCAGCAGACAGTACCCTCCGGAGGGGGTGCATAAAAAATGGATCTTAACGAGATACTCACCATAGCTGTCAAGGCGCGCGGTTCGGATATCCACATCAAAACCGGCATGCCTCCCATCGTCCGCATTGACGGAAGGCTAAGGGCCATTCCCAATGCGGAACGCCTCACGGCCGAGAATGTCATGAACATGGCCATGGGGATCATGAACGAACGGCAGCAGAAGCATTTCGACGAGAATTTCGAGGTCGATCTTGCCTATGGCGTACCCGGCCTCGGCCGATTCCGTGTCAGTGTCTATGCCCAGCGGGGTAGCATCGCCATGGTGTTCCGTGCCATACCCTTCGGCATTCCATCACTGGAAGCGCTCAATCTGCCGCCGGTCCTGAAAAAAATCGCCATGGAAGAGCGTGGGCTGGTCCTGGTTACCGGGACCACCGGTAGCGGCAAGTCGACGACCCTGGCGGCAATGGTTGATTTCGTCAATGAAAGCCGCAACTGCAACATCATCACCATTGAAGACCCGGTGGAATACCTGCACAAGGATAAAAAGAGCATCATCAGCCAGCGTGAAGTGGGATTCGACACCTCCTCCTTCGGCAAGGCCCTGACCAGTTCCCTGCGTCAGGACCCTGATGTTATCCTCGTGGGTGAAATGCGTGATTTCGAAACTATCGAGACCGCCCTCACGGCTGCCGAAACGGGCCATCTGGTCATGTCGACCCTGCATACCCTGGATGCAGCCGAGACCATCAACCGCATCATTTCCGTCTTCCCCCCCTATCATCAACGTCAGGTAAGGATGCAGCTTTCCGGTATCATCAAGGGTGTCATCTCTCAGCGACTGGTACCGAGAGCCGACGGCAAAGGGAGGGTGCCCGCCGTCGAAGTCATGATCGGTACAGCCCGCATCCGTGATTGCATTGACGACAAGGAAAAGACCAAGCAGATACCGGAGGCCATTGCCCAGGGTTTCACCACCTACGGCATGCAGACCTTTGACCAGTCATTGATGCAGCTGTTCACCCGAAAGCTGATTACCTACGAAGAGGCTCTGCGCCAGTCATCCAATCCGGATGACTTTGCCCTCAAGGTTTCCGGCATCTCTTCCACCTCCGATGCCAACTGGGATCAGTTTGCCATGGAGGGAAGCGA
This region of Geotalea daltonii FRC-32 genomic DNA includes:
- a CDS encoding type IV pilus twitching motility protein PilT translates to MDLNEILTIAVKARGSDIHIKTGMPPIVRIDGRLRAIPNAERLTAENVMNMAMGIMNERQQKHFDENFEVDLAYGVPGLGRFRVSVYAQRGSIAMVFRAIPFGIPSLEALNLPPVLKKIAMEERGLVLVTGTTGSGKSTTLAAMVDFVNESRNCNIITIEDPVEYLHKDKKSIISQREVGFDTSSFGKALTSSLRQDPDVILVGEMRDFETIETALTAAETGHLVMSTLHTLDAAETINRIISVFPPYHQRQVRMQLSGIIKGVISQRLVPRADGKGRVPAVEVMIGTARIRDCIDDKEKTKQIPEAIAQGFTTYGMQTFDQSLMQLFTRKLITYEEALRQSSNPDDFALKVSGISSTSDANWDQFAMEGSEEGEKLEIDKF
- the recA gene encoding recombinase RecA, whose translation is MQEREKAIDLALSQIEKQFGKGSIMRLGNEEALPDVAAIPTGSLSLDIALGVGGVPRGRIIEIYGPESSGKTTLALHIVAEAQKTEGIAAFIDAEHALDIGYARKLGVKTDDLLVSQPDTGEQALEITETLVRSGAIDVLVIDSVAALVPKAEIEGEMGDSHMGLQARLMSQALRKLTAIISKSNCCVIFINQIRMKIGVMFGNPETTTGGNALKFYASVRMDIRKIASLKQGNDVIGSRTKVKVVKNKVAPPFKEVEFDILYGEGISREGDILDLAVEKGIVDKSGAWFSYGKERIGQGRENSRIYLKQNPEICAEIKEKLAQQTVPSGGGA